A window of Gloeothece verrucosa PCC 7822 genomic DNA:
CATAGTTCCCTTTGACTGCTACTTCCCAAGGTGAACCTGAAGTTTTATAAGTGCTTTTCAGGATAGGTGCAATAGATTTAGTAATCTCGATAACCTGTAGTTCTGATGATTCCCAATCGGCTACATAAGCGTAATTTCCGGCTACGGTTACGCTATAAGCGGCTCCGGTTGTATCATAAGTTCCCTTGCTTACTGGAGCGGCAGGGTTAGTAATATCAATAATTTGTAGCCCGGATAATTCATCAGCAACATAAGCCAAATTGCCCACTACTGTTACTGAATGAGCATAACTCGGAGTATCATAACGTCCCTTCAAAACCGGAGAAGCAGGATTAGTAATATCAATAATTTGTAGTCCATTATATCCATCAGCAATGTAAGCGTAATTGCCCACAATTTTTACATCATGAGTCGAACCTGAAGCATCATAAAATGCTATACCTCCCGCACCTGAAGTATTATAAGTTCCTTTAAGAATGGGACTATTCGGATTTGAGATATCAATAATCTGTAGCCCTTGATATAAATCAGCTACATAAGCCAAGTTACCGACTACAACAACTTTATTGGCTTTTCCCGGCGTATCATAAGTTCCCATATTGTTTCCTCGATTTTTCAAAAATATCAGTTTAAACAGTTAGTTCTAAGGATTGAGCCTCAGTGATGCCGAGTAAATAATCGCAAAATCCCCAAAATTTTCCGCTCTGCTGTTAAAGTACCCAATTTGACTTTTTTGAGTCACTTTTATTTATTAATAAATATGAAGTTTTGTAACCATTCGTGGCAACTTAAAACTTTATGTTAATTTTTAAGGGGTACTATTTAACTGAACATCCTTATGAGAGATTGAAACAAATCAAAAACTAATAATCCTTAATGCCGAATTAAGTTACATATTAAAAATCAACTATAGTTATTAATTTATATTTATTACAATAAATATTAAATAGTAGATAATTATACTTTTTAAACCTAGTAAATTGCAAATTTTTTTATCAATTTTTACCAACAAACTGCTTAAATAGTTGACAAGCCGCTCTTTTCAATTGGATAATAAATCTTGGGGGATTTGCTCAGGAACAATCCAATAGTAAATTTTACTTCCACCCGTTACTGTAACCACTTGTTCCGGCTTCCACGTTCCCATATTAAACGCATGGGAAACAATGCGAGTGCCGGGTTTAAGTTCTTGCAGTAATTTCGGCCTTAATTTTAAATTTGCATCAGATAGTAAATAAAGCGTAACAACCGTAGCTTCACTGAGATCTGCTTTGAAAAAATCTTGCTCAATAAACTTAACCCGATCACTAACTCCGGCTTCTCTAGCATTGGCTTTCGCTTCCTGTATTAATTTCGGATCAATGTCTATCCCAACTCCTTTGGCTCCATAATTTTTAGCCGCACTAATCACAATTCTTCCATCTCCACTCCCCAAATCATAAACCACATCAGAGGATGTTACCTGAGCAATACGCAACATTTCTTGTACAACAACATTTGACGAAGGAAGATAAGGCGCATCTTTATAGATAACTTGAGCAAGCGAAGGTTCGACAAAAATAGGTGTTAGGGTTTTCAAAACCCATTGTCCTCTGTCAAGAGCCAGTGCCAAACTTATGAAACTAATGCCTGTAATTAAATATAATTTAACGGGTCTGAAAGGCTTCATGCAATTTCTTCACTCACAGATGGTATACTATATTCTTATTAATTTATCAACCTCCTTTATCATTAGTCATAAGCCATTAGAGGGAATTTTTCTCTAATAAATAGTTCTGTCTCCTTATGAGAGTTTTTTAAACCTCAAGGTTTTCCTGGATTCTTTGATCGCTTACTTAATTTCGGTTTTTTTCCTTAAAAATTTAGCTTTATGATAAGTACCTGGACAAAATTAAAGTTAACAGTGAGATTGGGGAAAGGGGAAGAGGGAAAGGGCAATGGGTAAGAGTTAGGAGAGTTTTACATTTCTTAAAATAGTGTGCTTTATTTATGTCCAGGTACTTAGCTTACCGTTGTTATTCTACTACTAATTTAATCATACCAAGATCCAGAGAACTATTAGCCGCTTTTTCTAATTTATTTAAATAAATTTTAGTTATTTTCGGCAAATTTAACATATTTTTAGCAAAATAGGCTATTGCAGTAATCCCATTCTCACTTAATAAATCTTTTATAAATTTTTTGCCCCTTCCCCTTTCCTTGACTGTGAGCGTATGCCTACGGAGTGCGTGGCGGGCGTGACTACCGATAACCTTTGAACTTGCTAGTGGCTTTCTTTGTTAGCTTCAGGCTATACAACATACAAGGAAAAACAATCTGTGCTTTTAACTACTTTTTGATTAATTTTTATGGTATCTTAACTTTAGTCAAGACCAATTTAGATAATTTAAGAAGCCTGATTATCAAGTCACTTGTGTATGATCAACGATAAAAAATTTCAACTGAAATGGAAAAGTTATTGGTTTAAAACTCTTGGGAGGTGGCGCTCGTGTTCATTGACCTGCCCGATAGACAGACCTCCAAATCGGCATATTTTTTGGAGTTGGATCGGCAGTTTTTTGGCTATTACTGCAACCTCCTATCTTGCCGTCAAAACTAATTCTCCTTTACTAATGGCTCCGTTTGGTGCTACAAGCGTTCTGATCTTTGGTGTCCCTCACAGCCCTTTGGCTCAACCCCGAAATGTGATTGGGGGCAATTGTTTAGCTGCTTTGGCCAGTCTGATCATTTTGCATTTTTTCGGTTCTTCTCCTTGGGCGATGGGGATGGCTGTTTCTGCGGCTATCGCCATTATGCAAATTACCGGAACCTTACACCCGCCTTCGGGAGCAGTTGCCCTAGTCGTGATGATGACCAAACCCGACTGGGAATTTTTGCTAACACCGGCTTTTGAGGGATCGATAATTATGGTCTTGTGCGCTGTGATCTTTAATAATTTAGCGGAAGAAAGAACCTATCCCAATCACTGGTTATAGCATTGTCTTTAATAATTTCATTTTAACGGACGCGCGAGTGGTTTTAATATTGCGGCTCTACAAGCTGAAGTCTGCGTTCATTAACCTTCTGAGCTTTGTAAGTAGTCGGACATAAATAAAGATCTCTGTGTAGAGATCTTTATTTATGAATTTTAATAGAAAGTGAATTCTTGTTGTGTTCTGTTGGAGATATTAAAGAAAGTTTCAATCCCGTTTCCAGGATTCATTTAATAGAAAGTAGAAAGGGCTTTGTTAAGGCTTGAAAAAATAGAAAATTTTTGTTTCAATCCCGTTTCCAGGATTCATTTAATAGAAAGAACGGCAAACTTAAAACTGTTGTTGACAACAATGAGTGTTTCAATCCCGTTTCCAGGATTCATTTAATAGAAAGAGTCGATATTGAAACAAATATCAATCGATTAGCGTTGTTTCAATCCCGTTTCCAGGATTCATTTAATAGAAAGCCTAATTATCCTGGCAAAATGGACGGAAGTCTTAGTTTCAATCCCGTTTCCAGGATTCATTTAATAGAAAGTTTCCATTAACCGTCCTCGATGGGAAGAACTTTATGTTTCAATCCCGTTTCCAGGATTCATTTAATAGAAAGGTATCGTCCTTTGTTTTAACATTTAACTTATAGCGTTTCAATCCCGTTTCCAGGATTCATTTAATAGAAAGTGTTGCATCTTATCTGGTTCCGTTGGTTTGTTTTGTGTTTCAATCCCGTTTCCAGGATTCATTTAATAGAAAGACAATAAGAATTCAGATAATTCAGCGAAATATCTATGTTTCAATCCCGTTTCCAGGATTCATTTAATAGAAAGGAAGGATCAATAGGACTACCAACATTAAATTTAGAAGTTTCAATCCCGTTTCCAGGATTCATTTAATAGAAAGCTATAGGAGGATCAGGTGTTAAAACAAAAATTCTCGGGTTTCAATCCCGTTTCCAGGATTCATTTAATAGAAAGTTTGACTCTTCTTCTTTGTCTTGACAAATATATTTGTTTCAATCCCGTTTCCAGGATTCATTTAATAGAAAGCCGGACATTGACTATAAGGTAACACAATTATTATGTTTCAATCCCGTTTCCAGGATTCATTTAATAGAAAGCGCTCATAGCTCAAAATTCGTAAGAACAGTTTCGTTTCAATCCCGTTTCCAGGATTCATTTAATAGAAAGCATCAATTATAAACAAATGATAGACGATTACTTATGTTTCAATCCCGTTTCCAGGATTCATTTAATAGAAAGTACCTATTTCTAGTTTAGATATCAAGTTGTTAACAGTTTCAATCCCGTTTCCAGGATTCATTTAATAGAAAGATAGATGAATTAATACTACGTGACAGTATTCCGTTAAGTTTCAATCCCGTTTCCAGGATTCATTTAATAGAAAGACAAATCCGCAGCATAACTACACCATTTTGTTAGTTTCAATCCCGTTTCCAGGATTCATTTAATAGAAAGCCCCGCGAAATGGGGCTAAAAAAGCCTCTAAAGGGTCGTTTCAATCCCGTTTCCAGGATTCATTTAATAGAAAGTGGCAATCCAAATTCAGGACCATTTGAAGCTGGAGTTTCAATCCCGTTTCCAGGATTCATTTAATAGAAAGTAAACGATTGTGTTCTAGTTTCAACGGATACAATGTTTCAATCCCGTTTCCAGGATTCATTTAATAGAAAGCCTGATCCTCCTATAGAATGGCTAAGATGTAAATTGTTTCAA
This region includes:
- a CDS encoding SAM-dependent methyltransferase, with the translated sequence MKPFRPVKLYLITGISFISLALALDRGQWVLKTLTPIFVEPSLAQVIYKDAPYLPSSNVVVQEMLRIAQVTSSDVVYDLGSGDGRIVISAAKNYGAKGVGIDIDPKLIQEAKANAREAGVSDRVKFIEQDFFKADLSEATVVTLYLLSDANLKLRPKLLQELKPGTRIVSHAFNMGTWKPEQVVTVTGGSKIYYWIVPEQIPQDLLSN
- a CDS encoding HPP family protein gives rise to the protein MINDKKFQLKWKSYWFKTLGRWRSCSLTCPIDRPPNRHIFWSWIGSFLAITATSYLAVKTNSPLLMAPFGATSVLIFGVPHSPLAQPRNVIGGNCLAALASLIILHFFGSSPWAMGMAVSAAIAIMQITGTLHPPSGAVALVVMMTKPDWEFLLTPAFEGSIIMVLCAVIFNNLAEERTYPNHWL